A DNA window from Vigna angularis cultivar LongXiaoDou No.4 chromosome 1, ASM1680809v1, whole genome shotgun sequence contains the following coding sequences:
- the LOC108341072 gene encoding flowering-promoting factor 1-like protein 3, giving the protein MSGVWVFKNGVVRLVENPGGEAVEGSRGGRRKMLVHLASNEVITSYSVLERKLYSLGWERYYDDPDLLQFHKRSTVHLISLPRDFNRFKSMHMYDIVVKNKNAFEVRDM; this is encoded by the coding sequence ATGTCTGGGGTTTGGGTTTTCAAGAACGGTGTGGTGAGGTTAGTGGAGAACCCCGGGGGTGAGGCGGTGGAGGGAAGCCGTGGCGGAAGAAGGAAGATGCTTGTTCATTTAGCAAGCAATGAGGTCATCACGTCTTACTCGGTTTTGGAGAGAAAATTATACTCGCTTGGCTGGGAGCGTTACTACGACGACCCTGATCTTCTTCAGTTCCACAAACGCTCCACCGTCCACCTTATCTCCCTCCCTAGAGATTTCAACAGGTTCAAATCCATGCACATGTATGACATAGTCGTCAAAAACAAGAACGCTTTTGAAGTTAGGGACATGTAG